A genomic region of Noviherbaspirillum sp. L7-7A contains the following coding sequences:
- a CDS encoding transglycosylase domain-containing protein, protein MDKRTSQRRGWMWSIAGMGWHAIKVMTVAGIAVALLLAGLVYVTIQETPEVDRLQTVRAMQPSVVLAADGSELTTLRNVQREWLLLEKMSPHVIHALIDTEDRRFYEHRGFDIRRTLSAALHTANGETQGGSTITQQLVRNLHPEEIGRARTVSRKLREIITAVRIEQRYSKDQILETYLNTVPFLYNVYGIEMAARTYFAKPATELAPVEAATLVGMLKGTHYYNPVVNPERAKARRNVVLAQMVRGGNLAQADVDQLGGLPLQLRFQRQAEPTGSATHFTEYVRKWLVDWADRNHHDLGADGLVIQTTLDPKLQAMAAQAVERQAQVLQAVADVEWSQPSGKLLSKTPAAYEKLQGKVVPFKHFWTERADLLDAFLRETPEFRRAVAAEGEAAVLKRLRRDPDFINRLQQAKTRLEAGFVALDPDSGEVRAWVGSRDFQRDQYDHVAQAERQPGSTFKPFVYGAALEAGLAPERMYADGPVEIRLGDGRVWRPGDMGGASGRMMSLRDGLVYSKNTITAQVMQDVGVRQIVDLAQAAGVRRSKLDAVPSLALGTSPVTLLEMAASYGTIARGGLYQEPIFVRRITDRNGRVLAEFSRAPVRVISEHTAVELIDMMRGVISRGTGTAMKTQFKVSADIAGKTGTTQNNTDGWFMLMHPALVMGAWVGFNDARVTMRSDYWGQGGHNALLLVGDFFREAMQAGKLDAKASFPRPERPPVMVSAPLPYGMDAQGEIISADSQRPATPPPPPATTMAGIVVRRYAGGGIWIGDRESAAQADSMAAAKTEEELSGVMSGMGRDPVSGARMAARSAVDYGDRQPVGSAGTSGGGDTASGSDTDSIR, encoded by the coding sequence GTGGACAAGCGCACAAGCCAGCGTCGTGGCTGGATGTGGTCGATTGCCGGCATGGGCTGGCATGCCATCAAGGTCATGACGGTTGCCGGCATTGCCGTGGCGCTGCTGCTGGCAGGGCTGGTGTATGTGACCATCCAGGAAACGCCCGAGGTGGACCGTCTGCAGACCGTGCGCGCGATGCAGCCCAGCGTGGTTCTGGCGGCCGATGGCAGCGAACTGACCACCCTGCGCAATGTGCAGCGGGAATGGCTGCTGCTGGAAAAGATGTCGCCGCACGTGATCCATGCCCTGATCGACACCGAGGACCGGCGCTTCTACGAACATCGCGGCTTCGATATCAGGCGCACGCTGTCGGCGGCGCTGCATACCGCCAATGGCGAGACCCAGGGCGGCTCCACGATTACCCAGCAACTCGTGCGCAACCTGCACCCGGAAGAAATCGGTCGCGCCCGCACCGTCAGCCGCAAGCTGCGGGAAATCATCACCGCCGTGCGCATCGAGCAGCGCTACAGCAAGGATCAGATCCTTGAGACCTATCTCAATACCGTGCCCTTCCTGTACAACGTCTACGGCATCGAGATGGCTGCGCGCACCTATTTCGCCAAGCCCGCCACCGAACTCGCGCCGGTCGAGGCGGCCACCCTGGTGGGCATGCTCAAGGGTACCCATTACTACAATCCGGTCGTGAACCCGGAACGGGCGAAGGCGCGCCGCAACGTGGTGCTGGCGCAGATGGTGCGCGGCGGCAATCTGGCGCAGGCCGACGTCGACCAGCTCGGCGGCCTGCCGCTGCAGCTGCGCTTCCAGCGCCAGGCCGAGCCGACCGGCAGCGCCACCCATTTCACCGAATACGTGCGCAAGTGGCTGGTGGACTGGGCCGACCGCAATCACCATGACCTCGGCGCCGACGGCCTGGTGATCCAGACCACGCTGGATCCGAAGCTGCAGGCCATGGCGGCGCAGGCGGTGGAACGCCAGGCGCAGGTGCTGCAGGCCGTGGCCGACGTGGAATGGAGCCAGCCGTCCGGCAAGCTGCTGTCCAAGACGCCCGCCGCCTATGAAAAATTGCAGGGCAAGGTAGTCCCGTTCAAACATTTCTGGACCGAGCGCGCCGACCTGCTCGACGCCTTCCTGCGCGAGACGCCGGAATTCCGGCGCGCCGTGGCCGCCGAGGGCGAGGCCGCGGTGCTGAAGAGGCTCAGGCGCGATCCGGACTTCATCAACCGGCTGCAGCAGGCCAAGACCCGGCTCGAAGCCGGCTTCGTGGCGCTGGACCCGGACAGCGGCGAGGTCCGGGCCTGGGTCGGCAGCCGCGACTTCCAGCGCGACCAGTATGACCATGTGGCGCAGGCGGAACGCCAGCCCGGCTCCACCTTCAAGCCCTTTGTCTATGGCGCGGCGCTGGAAGCCGGCCTGGCGCCGGAGCGCATGTATGCCGATGGCCCGGTGGAGATCCGGCTTGGCGACGGCCGCGTCTGGCGCCCTGGCGACATGGGCGGCGCCAGCGGCCGCATGATGAGCCTGCGCGACGGCCTGGTGTATTCCAAGAACACGATCACCGCGCAGGTGATGCAGGATGTCGGCGTCAGGCAGATTGTCGACCTGGCCCAGGCCGCCGGCGTACGCCGCAGCAAGCTCGACGCGGTGCCATCGCTGGCGCTGGGCACCAGCCCGGTAACGCTGCTGGAAATGGCGGCTTCCTACGGCACCATTGCCCGCGGCGGCCTGTATCAGGAGCCAATCTTCGTTCGTCGCATCACTGATCGCAATGGCCGGGTGCTGGCCGAATTCAGCCGCGCCCCGGTACGGGTGATCAGCGAGCATACCGCCGTCGAACTGATCGACATGATGCGCGGCGTGATCAGCCGCGGCACCGGCACTGCGATGAAGACCCAGTTCAAGGTGAGCGCCGATATCGCCGGCAAGACCGGCACCACGCAGAACAATACCGATGGCTGGTTCATGCTGATGCATCCGGCGCTGGTGATGGGCGCCTGGGTCGGCTTCAACGATGCCCGCGTCACCATGCGCAGCGACTACTGGGGGCAGGGCGGCCACAATGCGCTGCTGCTGGTGGGCGACTTCTTCCGGGAAGCGATGCAGGCCGGCAAGCTGGATGCGAAGGCGTCCTTCCCGCGTCCGGAGCGTCCGCCGGTGATGGTATCGGCGCCGCTGCCCTACGGCATGGATGCCCAGGGCGAAATCATCAGCGCCGACAGCCAGCGTCCGGCCACACCACCGCCACCGCCTGCCACCACCATGGCCGGTATCGTGGTGCGCCGTTATGCCGGCGGCGGCATCTGGATCGGCGACAGGGAGTCAGCCGCCCAGGCTGACAGCATGGCGGCGGCAAAGACCGAGGAGGAATTGAGCGGCGTGATGAGCGGCATGGGGCGCGATCCGGTCAGCGGTGCCCGGATGGCGGCGCGCAGCGCGGTGGATTATGGCGACCGGCAGCCGGTCGGCAGCGCGGGAACATCGGGCGGCGGGGATACGGCTTCTGGTTCGGATACCGACTCGATTCGCTGA
- a CDS encoding type II secretion system protein N, with the protein MKRWPLLTSFVLFIALCVSATYWGMQLLKPPARPVAAPPPAVQAPPDPRAAAVLFGGRQGPVAIATNYQLRGVVSSGTSGESVAILSADGKPPEAVRANREFQPGVLIKEVHPRYVLLQENGVMKRVELLDEGKGGTMADTSNRPPVSRAMPPPPGMQQPQMQMQQPQMQMQQPQSAPMPPQVQAVPEGAPPAQGFASPMGGMQR; encoded by the coding sequence ATGAAACGCTGGCCGCTGCTTACCAGTTTCGTGCTGTTCATTGCGCTCTGCGTGTCCGCCACCTATTGGGGCATGCAGCTGCTGAAACCGCCGGCGCGCCCGGTCGCCGCGCCGCCGCCGGCGGTGCAGGCGCCGCCCGACCCGCGCGCCGCGGCCGTGCTGTTCGGCGGCCGCCAGGGCCCGGTGGCGATCGCCACCAATTACCAGTTGCGCGGCGTGGTGTCGTCCGGCACCAGCGGCGAAAGCGTGGCGATCCTGTCGGCCGACGGCAAGCCGCCAGAGGCAGTGCGCGCCAACCGCGAGTTCCAGCCGGGCGTGCTGATCAAGGAAGTGCATCCGCGCTATGTGCTGCTGCAGGAAAACGGCGTGATGAAGCGGGTCGAGCTGCTGGACGAGGGCAAGGGCGGGACGATGGCCGATACCAGCAATCGCCCGCCTGTTTCAAGAGCCATGCCGCCGCCGCCAGGCATGCAGCAGCCGCAAATGCAGATGCAGCAGCCGCAAATGCAGATGCAGCAGCCGCAATCGGCGCCCATGCCGCCGCAGGTCCAGGCAGTGCCGGAGGGCGCGCCGCCGGCGCAGGGCTTTGCCAGCCCCATGGGCGGCATGCAGCGTTGA
- the gspF gene encoding type II secretion system inner membrane protein GspF encodes MPAFRYEAVDTLGATRKGVLNADSARAARSDLRTQGLVPIVVDAIASQVDESGQTRRRGLGDRLSTVELSLFTRQLASLLEASLPLEQAFTALLEQAERTYVRDLIASIRSEIMGGASLSDALGQHPRDFADIYRALVASGEQIGQLAKVLSRLADYIERRNSLVQKVRLAFTYPAIVTVVAFAIVIFLLTYVVPQIVSVFANTKQKLPLLTVVMLAISDFVRNYGLIVAGVVIALFWAWRRALKNPVIKMRWHRWLLTAPMYGKFERSLNTARFASTLAITTGSGVPILRALQTSRDTLSNVAMRAQVEEAANSVREGVGLARALSAHKHFPPMLIHMIRAGEVTGELPAMLDRAANAQEQDLERRALTIAGLLEPALILAMGVVVLLIVLAVLMPIIEINQLVR; translated from the coding sequence GTGCCCGCATTCCGCTATGAAGCCGTCGACACGCTGGGCGCCACCCGCAAGGGCGTGCTCAATGCCGACAGCGCCCGCGCCGCCCGCTCCGACCTGCGCACCCAGGGCCTGGTGCCCATCGTGGTCGATGCCATCGCCTCGCAGGTCGACGAAAGCGGCCAGACGCGCCGGCGCGGCCTGGGCGACCGGCTGTCGACGGTCGAGCTGTCGCTATTCACCCGCCAGCTGGCCAGCCTGCTGGAAGCCAGCCTGCCGCTGGAGCAGGCCTTTACCGCCTTGCTGGAGCAGGCGGAACGCACCTATGTGCGCGACCTGATCGCGTCGATCCGCTCCGAGATCATGGGCGGCGCGTCGCTTTCCGACGCGCTGGGCCAGCATCCGCGCGACTTTGCCGACATCTACCGGGCGCTGGTCGCGTCCGGCGAGCAGATCGGCCAGCTGGCCAAGGTGCTGTCGCGCCTGGCCGATTACATCGAGCGCCGCAACTCGCTGGTGCAGAAGGTGCGGCTGGCCTTTACCTATCCGGCCATCGTCACCGTGGTGGCGTTCGCCATCGTGATCTTTTTGCTGACCTATGTGGTGCCGCAGATCGTCTCGGTATTCGCCAACACCAAGCAGAAGCTGCCGCTCCTGACCGTGGTGATGCTGGCGATCTCGGACTTCGTGCGCAACTACGGCCTGATCGTGGCGGGCGTGGTGATCGCGCTGTTCTGGGCCTGGCGCCGGGCGCTGAAGAACCCGGTGATCAAAATGCGCTGGCATCGCTGGCTGCTGACGGCGCCGATGTATGGCAAGTTCGAGCGCAGCCTGAACACCGCCCGCTTTGCCAGCACGCTGGCCATTACCACCGGTTCCGGGGTGCCTATCCTGCGCGCCCTGCAAACCAGCCGCGACACCCTGTCCAACGTGGCGATGCGGGCCCAGGTCGAGGAAGCGGCCAACAGCGTGCGCGAAGGCGTGGGCCTTGCGCGGGCGCTGTCGGCGCACAAGCATTTTCCGCCGATGCTGATCCACATGATCCGCGCCGGCGAAGTCACCGGCGAACTGCCGGCCATGCTGGACCGCGCCGCCAATGCCCAGGAACAGGACCTGGAGCGGCGGGCGCTGACCATCGCCGGCCTGCTGGAGCCGGCGCTGATTCTTGCCATGGGCGTGGTGGTGCTGCTGATCGTGCTGGCAGTGCTGATGCCGATTATTGAAATCAACCAGCTGGTGCGCTGA
- the gspE gene encoding type II secretion system ATPase GspE — MEARLLPYAFARDHAVLAQRGATPDTGVEVWVSDATAPRAIAEVSRRFGRIRLKRMDREALDAAIARAYAGAGNDAAQVIDEYESDLDLAKMMQDMPAVEDLLESADDAPVIRMINALLTQSLREGASDIHIEPFEQISVVRFRIDGALRDIVRPKKAIHASMISRIKIMAQLDIAEKRLPQDGRITLRVGGKPVDVRVSTLPTGHGERAVLRLLDKEAGRLDLQSLGMDDPTLKEFDHLIAQPHGIVLVTGPTGSGKTTTLYAALSRLNAASTNILTVEDPIEYELAGVGQTQVNARIDMTFAKALRAILRQDPDVIMIGEIRDLETAQIAVQASLTGHLVLATLHTNDSAAAVTRLLDMGIEPFLLSSSLLGVVAQRLVRKLCPHCRRHDGTMWHAVGCDKCGMTGYQGRVGVYELLQTTDQIRSQIHDRAAEADIRATAQRDGMRTMREDGERWLADGTTTQAELLRVTKD, encoded by the coding sequence ATGGAAGCCCGACTGTTACCGTATGCCTTCGCCCGCGACCATGCCGTGCTTGCACAGCGCGGCGCCACGCCCGATACCGGCGTCGAGGTCTGGGTGTCGGACGCCACCGCGCCCCGCGCCATCGCCGAGGTCAGCCGCCGTTTCGGCCGCATCCGCTTGAAGCGCATGGACCGCGAGGCGCTCGACGCCGCGATCGCCCGCGCCTATGCCGGCGCCGGCAACGACGCCGCCCAGGTGATCGACGAATACGAGTCCGACCTCGACCTGGCCAAGATGATGCAGGACATGCCGGCGGTGGAAGACCTGCTGGAGTCGGCCGACGACGCGCCGGTGATCCGCATGATCAACGCGCTGCTGACGCAGTCGCTGCGGGAAGGCGCCTCCGACATCCATATCGAGCCCTTCGAGCAGATCTCGGTGGTGCGCTTTCGCATCGACGGCGCGCTGCGCGACATCGTGCGGCCCAAGAAGGCGATCCATGCCTCGATGATTTCCCGCATCAAGATCATGGCCCAGCTCGACATCGCCGAGAAGCGGCTGCCGCAGGACGGCCGCATCACGCTGCGGGTGGGCGGCAAGCCGGTCGACGTGCGCGTCTCGACCCTGCCCACCGGCCACGGCGAGCGCGCCGTGCTGCGTCTCCTGGACAAGGAAGCCGGCCGGCTGGACCTGCAGAGCCTGGGCATGGACGACCCTACCCTGAAGGAATTCGACCACCTGATCGCCCAGCCGCACGGCATCGTGCTGGTGACCGGCCCGACCGGTTCCGGCAAGACCACCACGCTGTACGCCGCGCTGTCGCGCCTGAATGCCGCCAGCACCAACATCCTGACGGTGGAAGACCCGATCGAATACGAGCTGGCCGGCGTCGGCCAGACCCAGGTCAATGCCCGCATCGACATGACCTTTGCCAAGGCCCTGCGCGCCATCCTGCGCCAGGACCCGGACGTGATCATGATCGGCGAGATCCGCGACCTGGAAACCGCGCAGATCGCGGTGCAGGCCTCCCTCACCGGCCACCTGGTGCTGGCGACCCTGCACACCAACGATTCGGCCGCCGCCGTCACCCGCCTGCTGGACATGGGCATCGAGCCCTTCCTGCTGTCGTCCTCGCTGCTGGGGGTGGTGGCGCAGCGCCTGGTCAGGAAGCTGTGCCCGCACTGCCGGCGCCATGACGGCACCATGTGGCATGCGGTCGGCTGCGACAAGTGCGGCATGACCGGCTACCAGGGCCGGGTTGGCGTCTATGAGCTGCTGCAGACCACCGACCAGATCCGTTCCCAGATCCACGACCGCGCCGCCGAGGCCGACATCCGCGCCACCGCCCAGCGCGACGGCATGCGCACCATGCGTGAGGATGGGGAACGCTGGCTGGCCGACGGCACCACGACGCAGGCCGAACTGCTGCGCGTGACCAAGGATTGA
- the gspD gene encoding type II secretion system secretin GspD — translation MKKIFPLAKCLPTKATWRRAGAATLVMSLLAGMAPARAQDPSRNEAVLNFVGADIESVVKAVGHYTGTNFLIDPRVKGTISLISEKPVTKAQAMQLLSSALRLQGYTVVASGPFTKVVPEADAKLQAGPIQTTPGRGGDGGAVRGDQIATQVFKLNYESAVNMVPVLRPLISPNNTINANPGTNSLVITDYADNLRRLGRIIASLDMPAAADLDVLPIRHAVATDIATMVNRLLDGGSAGGQPGGQGVVGGSDRTSLLADSRTNSVIIRAPSEARARLARSLVDKLDQPTAMPGNVHVIYLKNAEATKLALTLRAVVASDPSASGLQTGNTGASTPTNPALTNTSGAGLGQTGGGLGQGGLGQGGAGFGQGQGQGSGPLPTGGPGGFIQADPATNSLIITASEAVYRNLRSVVDQLDARRAQVYIESLIVEVTAKRAAEFGIQWAGLSGNGDSAYRVGSITGFSSGGNNLITQAAARLAGTTGGATPAVAAPGNGLNLGVFRQVAGQLTLGLIARALETDNNANILSMPNLITLDNEEARIIVGQNVPFVTGQYTTAASGGAAGVNPFQTVERKDIGLSLVVKPQVSEGGTVKMAIYQETSAIDETKNNVSGLITTKRAIQTNVLVDNGEIIVLGGLIDDRNSNGTEKVPGLGDIPVVGNLFKYQNTSREKTNLMVFLRPTLIRSADQNLNVASDRYEYIRGQQLQTKQPESPVLPNVGRPIVPVMENGRLKDGDLLNLPPGANGIPPRNPLQPGLPPETQPMPVQPALPPQPAAPQPGLPQFTQ, via the coding sequence ATGAAAAAAATCTTCCCACTGGCAAAATGCCTGCCGACCAAGGCAACCTGGCGCCGCGCTGGCGCCGCCACGCTCGTGATGAGCCTTCTGGCCGGCATGGCCCCGGCGCGGGCGCAGGACCCGTCCCGCAACGAGGCGGTGCTCAATTTCGTTGGCGCCGACATCGAGTCCGTGGTTAAGGCAGTTGGCCATTACACCGGCACCAATTTCCTGATCGATCCGCGGGTCAAGGGCACGATCAGCCTGATTTCCGAAAAGCCGGTGACCAAGGCCCAGGCCATGCAGCTGCTCAGTTCGGCGCTGCGCCTGCAGGGCTATACGGTGGTCGCCAGCGGCCCCTTCACCAAGGTGGTGCCGGAAGCCGATGCCAAGCTGCAGGCCGGCCCGATCCAGACCACGCCCGGCCGCGGCGGCGACGGCGGCGCGGTGCGCGGCGACCAGATCGCCACCCAGGTCTTCAAGCTCAACTATGAGTCGGCGGTGAACATGGTGCCGGTGCTGCGGCCGCTGATCTCGCCCAACAACACCATCAATGCCAATCCCGGCACCAACAGCCTCGTCATTACCGACTATGCCGACAACCTGCGCCGGCTGGGCCGCATCATCGCCTCGCTGGACATGCCGGCCGCGGCCGACCTCGACGTGCTGCCGATCCGGCATGCGGTGGCCACCGATATCGCCACCATGGTCAACCGGCTGCTGGACGGCGGCAGCGCCGGCGGCCAGCCGGGCGGGCAGGGCGTGGTTGGCGGCAGCGACCGCACCAGCCTGCTGGCGGACAGCCGCACCAACTCGGTCATCATCCGGGCGCCGTCCGAAGCCCGCGCCCGGCTGGCGCGCTCGCTGGTCGACAAGCTCGACCAGCCTACCGCCATGCCCGGCAATGTGCATGTGATCTACCTGAAAAACGCCGAAGCCACCAAGCTGGCGCTGACCCTGCGCGCGGTGGTGGCGTCGGACCCGTCGGCATCCGGCCTGCAGACCGGCAACACCGGCGCATCCACGCCGACCAATCCGGCGCTGACTAACACCAGCGGCGCGGGCCTCGGCCAGACCGGCGGCGGGCTCGGTCAGGGCGGCCTGGGGCAGGGCGGCGCGGGTTTTGGCCAGGGTCAGGGCCAGGGCAGCGGCCCGCTGCCCACCGGCGGACCCGGCGGCTTCATTCAGGCCGACCCGGCCACCAATTCCCTGATCATCACCGCCAGCGAGGCGGTCTACCGCAACCTGCGCAGCGTGGTCGACCAGCTCGATGCCCGCCGCGCCCAGGTCTATATCGAGTCGCTGATCGTCGAGGTCACCGCCAAGCGCGCCGCCGAATTCGGCATCCAGTGGGCCGGCCTGTCCGGCAACGGCGACAGCGCCTACCGGGTCGGCAGCATCACCGGCTTTTCCAGCGGCGGCAACAACCTGATCACGCAGGCGGCGGCGCGCCTTGCCGGTACCACCGGTGGTGCCACTCCGGCAGTGGCAGCACCGGGCAATGGCCTGAACCTCGGCGTGTTCCGCCAAGTGGCCGGCCAGCTGACGCTGGGCCTGATCGCCCGCGCGCTGGAGACGGACAACAATGCCAACATCCTGTCCATGCCCAACCTGATCACGCTGGACAATGAGGAAGCCCGCATCATCGTCGGCCAGAACGTGCCCTTCGTGACCGGCCAGTACACCACCGCCGCGTCCGGCGGCGCCGCCGGCGTCAATCCGTTCCAGACCGTCGAGCGCAAGGACATCGGCCTGTCGCTGGTAGTCAAGCCGCAGGTGTCGGAAGGCGGCACCGTGAAGATGGCGATCTACCAGGAAACCTCGGCCATCGACGAAACCAAGAACAATGTCTCCGGTCTGATCACCACCAAGCGCGCGATCCAGACCAATGTGCTGGTCGACAATGGCGAAATCATCGTGCTGGGCGGCCTGATCGACGACCGCAACAGCAATGGCACGGAAAAGGTGCCGGGGCTAGGCGACATCCCCGTGGTCGGCAACCTGTTCAAGTACCAGAACACCAGCCGGGAAAAGACCAACCTGATGGTCTTCCTGCGACCCACCCTGATCCGCAGCGCCGATCAGAACCTGAACGTGGCAAGCGACCGCTACGAATACATCCGCGGCCAGCAGCTGCAGACCAAGCAGCCCGAGTCGCCGGTGCTGCCCAACGTCGGCAGGCCCATCGTGCCGGTGATGGAAAACGGCCGCCTGAAAGATGGCGACCTGCTGAACCTGCCGCCGGGCGCCAATGGCATACCGCCGCGCAATCCGCTGCAGCCGGGCCTGCCGCCCGAGACGCAGCCCATGCCCGTTCAACCCGCGTTGCCGCCCCAACCGGCGGCGCCGCAACCAGGCCTGCCGCAGTTCACCCAGTAA
- a CDS encoding type II secretion system protein N, protein MLTVLAFLPAAWMSVLLERQTGGRFSLGDAQGTLWQGSAFLGGAPGADAAVTPLLPGRFAWRLSPLVVLGTVDAELSNPAALSKPVKITGGWTAWTISAASISLPAERLTALGAPLNTLQPSGRMMLDWQQLQIARQGQQVAMTGTMRLTLDDIASRLSPIKPLGAYRMTLEWRGQQAQLQLNSLHGPLLLSGAGRLDRGRMQFSGRAEAAPGQEQRLANLLNLLGQRRTEGGKDYISLELK, encoded by the coding sequence GTGTTGACCGTGCTGGCTTTCCTGCCCGCGGCCTGGATGTCGGTGCTGCTGGAGCGGCAAACCGGCGGCAGGTTTTCGCTGGGCGATGCGCAGGGCACCTTGTGGCAGGGGTCGGCCTTTCTGGGCGGCGCGCCCGGCGCGGACGCGGCGGTGACGCCGCTGCTGCCGGGCCGGTTTGCCTGGCGGCTGTCGCCGCTGGTGGTGCTGGGAACGGTGGATGCCGAACTGAGCAACCCGGCGGCGCTGTCGAAGCCGGTGAAGATTACCGGCGGCTGGACTGCCTGGACCATCAGTGCGGCCTCCATCAGCCTGCCGGCCGAACGCCTGACGGCGCTGGGCGCGCCGCTCAACACGCTGCAGCCGTCCGGACGCATGATGCTGGACTGGCAGCAACTGCAGATCGCGCGGCAGGGCCAGCAGGTGGCAATGACCGGCACGATGCGCCTGACGCTCGACGATATTGCATCCCGGCTGTCGCCGATCAAGCCGCTGGGCGCTTACCGAATGACACTGGAATGGCGCGGCCAGCAGGCGCAGTTGCAGCTGAACTCCCTGCACGGCCCGCTGCTGTTGAGCGGCGCCGGCCGGCTTGACCGCGGCAGAATGCAGTTTTCCGGCAGGGCCGAGGCGGCGCCAGGGCAGGAGCAACGGCTGGCGAATCTGTTGAACCTGCTCGGACAGCGTCGTACCGAAGGCGGCAAGGATTACATCTCACTCGAACTCAAATGA
- the gspM gene encoding type II secretion system protein GspM, which translates to MSVKTSMTEAGQAASRFWAERNLREQRILLAGMAAILAALVYLLLVAPAQEGIARYQRSLPEMRQQVAQLQALTQEAVMLPQGDAAAPAAVPLSRETLEAALQRRGLKAENTSVAGEIVRLQLQGASFSTLNEWLNEARTAFQLTVTEASITAQPTPDIVNASLTLRQQKAQ; encoded by the coding sequence ATGAGTGTGAAAACAAGCATGACGGAAGCAGGCCAGGCCGCTTCCCGTTTCTGGGCCGAGCGCAACCTGCGCGAGCAGCGCATCCTGCTGGCCGGCATGGCCGCCATCCTGGCCGCACTGGTCTACCTGCTATTGGTCGCACCGGCGCAGGAAGGCATTGCGCGCTACCAGCGCAGCCTGCCTGAAATGCGCCAGCAGGTGGCCCAGTTGCAGGCCCTCACCCAGGAGGCGGTGATGCTGCCCCAGGGCGACGCCGCCGCGCCGGCCGCCGTGCCGCTGAGCCGCGAAACGCTGGAGGCGGCGCTGCAGCGGCGCGGCCTGAAAGCCGAGAACACCTCGGTGGCCGGCGAGATCGTGCGCCTGCAGCTCCAGGGCGCCTCGTTCAGCACGCTCAACGAATGGCTCAATGAAGCGCGCACCGCGTTCCAGCTGACGGTGACCGAGGCCAGCATCACCGCCCAGCCAACGCCGGACATCGTCAATGCCAGCCTGACCCTGCGCCAGCAGAAGGCGCAATAA
- the gspL gene encoding type II secretion system protein GspL, whose translation MSTLYLRLPSKAAFDSTSQWEVLDCPYALAAPSGLLEQEGVAALSQVSALAARAQRVVLLVAASDVTMLRVQLPPMSAARQRAALPNLVEDQLITDPAECIVIGGALADGLRTVAVVQRAWLELMTRTVLGSGMARISALPAQLCVPHVADFVQAAVLEHDADIELTLRLSPQDGMGLAILPEHPASAAREAVDAALAMAHGQPLLLRVPRERVPAYQQAAADLGAAELVTVQADSWQQWITGAGGADIDLAIGLGASARPKLNWKPWRLPIALALLLMAVNLVPLNLEWMRLKREYDGLRASMTQIYKAAFPNETVIVDPLAQTRQKVAAGRRNAGQGTPDDFSALAAAFGEAWQSAAARAPGGAPPTLAGLEYRERSLFVRLKPEAQVPFDAVSAALARRNLSLTAAPEQAGVVMWQVKTGK comes from the coding sequence TTGAGCACACTGTATCTACGCCTGCCGTCCAAGGCAGCTTTCGACAGCACCTCCCAGTGGGAAGTGCTGGACTGCCCCTATGCGCTCGCCGCGCCGTCCGGCCTTCTGGAGCAGGAGGGCGTCGCTGCCCTGTCGCAGGTGTCGGCGCTGGCCGCGCGCGCGCAGCGCGTGGTGCTGCTGGTGGCGGCCAGCGACGTCACCATGCTGCGGGTGCAGTTGCCGCCGATGTCGGCGGCGCGCCAGCGGGCCGCGCTGCCCAACCTGGTGGAAGACCAGCTGATCACCGATCCGGCCGAATGCATCGTCATCGGCGGCGCCCTGGCCGATGGTTTGCGCACGGTGGCGGTGGTGCAACGGGCCTGGCTGGAGCTGATGACGCGCACCGTGCTCGGTTCCGGCATGGCGCGCATTTCGGCCCTGCCGGCCCAGTTGTGCGTGCCCCATGTGGCCGACTTCGTGCAGGCGGCGGTGCTGGAGCACGATGCCGACATCGAACTGACGCTGCGCCTGTCGCCGCAGGATGGCATGGGCTTGGCGATCCTGCCCGAGCATCCGGCCAGCGCGGCGCGCGAGGCGGTCGACGCGGCGCTGGCGATGGCGCACGGCCAGCCGCTGCTGCTGCGGGTGCCGCGCGAACGGGTGCCGGCCTACCAGCAGGCGGCGGCGGACCTGGGCGCGGCCGAACTGGTCACGGTGCAGGCCGACAGCTGGCAGCAATGGATTACCGGCGCCGGCGGCGCCGACATCGACCTGGCGATCGGCCTGGGCGCCTCGGCCCGGCCCAAGCTGAACTGGAAGCCGTGGCGGCTGCCGATCGCGCTGGCGCTGCTGCTGATGGCGGTGAACCTGGTGCCGCTGAACCTGGAATGGATGCGCCTGAAACGGGAATACGACGGCCTGCGCGCCTCGATGACGCAGATCTACAAGGCAGCGTTTCCGAACGAAACCGTGATCGTCGATCCGCTGGCCCAGACCCGGCAGAAGGTGGCCGCCGGCCGCCGCAATGCCGGCCAGGGCACGCCGGACGATTTCAGCGCGCTGGCCGCGGCTTTCGGCGAAGCCTGGCAGAGCGCCGCGGCGCGCGCGCCGGGTGGCGCGCCGCCCACGCTGGCCGGGCTGGAATACCGCGAGCGCAGCCTGTTCGTGCGCCTCAAGCCCGAGGCGCAGGTGCCGTTCGACGCGGTCAGCGCGGCGCTGGCGCGGCGCAATCTGTCCCTGACCGCCGCGCCGGAGCAGGCCGGCGTGGTGATGTGGCAAGTCAAGACCGGAAAATGA